Genomic DNA from Vagococcus luciliae:
AAATCTAAACAAGCAACTTCTCGTAAAAAAATGTTAGAAAAAATCGAATTAGATGATATTCAACCATCATCTCGTCGCTATCCATTCGTTGGATTTAATCCCGAACGTGAAATTGGAAATGATTTATTGCAAGTTGAAAATATTTCTAAAACAATTGATGGCAAAAAAATTCTTGATAATGTCTCTTTCACATTAAGAAAAGATGACAAAGTAGCTTTTATCGCAAAAGATGATATTACCACAACGATTCTTTTTAAAATTATTATGGGCGAAATGGAACCTGATTCAGGAACAGTTCGCTGGGGTGTAACAACTTCTCAAGCTTACTTACCTAAGGATACAACAGATGAATTTAGTAATAACATGACCATCGTGGATTGGTTACGCCAATATGCTTCAAAAGAAGAAAATGATAATACATTCCTACGTAGTTTCTTAGGACGTATGTTATTCTCTGGAGAAGACGTACTAAAACCTGTTAATGTTTTATCTGGGGGAGAAAAAGTTCGTTGTATGTTATCTAAATTAATGCTATCTAAAGCAAACGTACTAGTGTTAGATGATCCTACAAATCATTTGGACTTAGAATCAATCACAGCACTAAATGATGGCTTAATTTCCTTTAGTGGTTCCATTTTATTCGCTTCTCATGACCATCAATTTATCCAAACAACTGCAAATCGTATCATTGCTGTTTCTGATCAAGGAGTAATTGATCGTGCTGATACCACGTATGATGAGTTTTTAGAAAATCCTACTGTGAAAGAACAATTAAAAAAGATATTCAAATAAAAAAATGAGTTATGCAAAAGCATAACTCATTTTTTTAATCATATAAACTAAGAATTAACTCACCATTTACCCATTCACCTAAGTAAACATTTTGGACTTCAGCTTCTTGTTTATTTAATTCATTAAATAACCAAGATTCATCTCGTTCAATCATTTCTAACACTTCCTGATTAATGTATCCATTCGTAATTATAGGGTATTTAACATTTTCTTCTCCATATAAAATAATAGTCAGCTGACCATTCTGTTCTTGGATTGCACGTTTTACTGAACGCGTTTCATAAACATTAGAGGTTCTTAACTTAAACATTAAATCTGTAGCAGAAATACCATGTTTTGTACACTCATCAACTAATACTTTACCATTTTTAATTAATGTTGTAGGATAACCATCTATCATTTTCTTCACAAGAGCGACATTTTCCTTAAGGTACTTAAATAACGTTACCAAAAATGTCCACATCACCAACACTAAAAAATATTGTAAGATTGATATTTGTGCATTATAGATCATCCCACCTATAATACCCCCTAAAACAAAGTTCTGTAATTGATCAAGAGGAGAGGTTGGTGCTAAATTAGCTTTTCCTAATAAATTCATTTGAAAAATTAACGTGATAATCCCAATAGCTAGTTTTATTCCTATATCCAAATATTCCTTCATGTCATCACTTCCCTGTTACTTTTATTGATTCATCATTTACTAATACTGTATCTTCTAACTTAAATGTCGTAAAATCACTATTAAAATTCACTTGATAATATTTATTATTGATTTTTAATACCATTTCATCTTTTAAATACTTATAATTAACACTAATTGTCTCAGGATCAACCAATTTCTTTTTACTAACAGCATCTAAAAAGAATAACATTTGAGAATAGTTCCCTTTTTCAGCTTTCCCCTTTTGATAATCATTTGTTTGTATTCCAATTAAAAAAACTAGTAATAAAGACAATAAAATAATTAAATCACGATATTTTAATCGACTTTTATTTTTAGACCGTCTTAAAATAAGCAATAGTACTATCAATAAAATTAATATAACTAATAAATATTGATAAATATGGCTATTACTAGACTGATTAACAAAATAATTATATGTAAAAAACTCCATTTAGCCCAACTCCCTAATTAATTATAATAATATTATACTATCTTTATTAACTAATAACACATGTAATATATAATAAAAGACGATTTAAATCGCAACATTTAAATCGTCTCATCTTTATTTAGTATGAATAATAGTGATTAATTTCCCTTTAATTTCGTCACGATGAATTAGACCATAATACCTACTATCATTGCTAAACGGTCTATTGTCACCTAATAATAAATACTCATCTCGAGGTATACTATTAAGCTCTCCAAAAGTACTCAACGTAAACGAATCAGTATATAATTGATTGTTATCATGTTTATAAACTGATTTATTAATAAGAAAAGGTTCTTCAAGTGGACTGCCATTAACATATAATACATCATCAGAATAAGATATAAATTCTTCTGGTAATCCTATTATACGTAAAAACACCAACTGACTATTTATTTGACATAATACTATATCAAAACGTTGTAATCTCATATTTTTTTTTACTAATACCACATCTTTTTTTTTTAGTGTAGGAGCCATTCTATTATCCGATACAATTGAGACTCTATAAAATAACTGAGAAAAGCATAGTAAACATATGACAGTGATCAAAACAGATAGGAATAAACGCCGATAAGACAGTCGTGTTATATACTTTTTTATCATATACTTCAACCCTTACACTTATTTTTTATGTATTCTACTTTCATCAATATTA
This window encodes:
- a CDS encoding DUF3290 family protein, with amino-acid sequence MEFFTYNYFVNQSSNSHIYQYLLVILILLIVLLLILRRSKNKSRLKYRDLIILLSLLLVFLIGIQTNDYQKGKAEKGNYSQMLFFLDAVSKKKLVDPETISVNYKYLKDEMVLKINNKYYQVNFNSDFTTFKLEDTVLVNDESIKVTGK
- the lepB gene encoding signal peptidase I is translated as MIKKYITRLSYRRLFLSVLITVICLLCFSQLFYRVSIVSDNRMAPTLKKKDVVLVKKNMRLQRFDIVLCQINSQLVFLRIIGLPEEFISYSDDVLYVNGSPLEEPFLINKSVYKHDNNQLYTDSFTLSTFGELNSIPRDEYLLLGDNRPFSNDSRYYGLIHRDEIKGKLITIIHTK
- a CDS encoding DUF421 domain-containing protein, yielding MKEYLDIGIKLAIGIITLIFQMNLLGKANLAPTSPLDQLQNFVLGGIIGGMIYNAQISILQYFLVLVMWTFLVTLFKYLKENVALVKKMIDGYPTTLIKNGKVLVDECTKHGISATDLMFKLRTSNVYETRSVKRAIQEQNGQLTIILYGEENVKYPIITNGYINQEVLEMIERDESWLFNELNKQEAEVQNVYLGEWVNGELILSLYD